The genomic window TTCGGTACATTAAGCCTGTTTGTGTTTCGTGCTCATCTTCAGCAAATTCTATATCTAAGGTTTTTATAATAGAATCGGTATTCGCTTTTTTAAGATTTAAAATTCCTTCTTTTTTAAAGCTTACTTCAATTTTGTCGTTTGAATTGTCTTTCTTTTCATTTTTACAATTAAAAAATAAAAGCAAAGAAAAGAACAGAATAAAGAATTTAAAAAACGGAGTTGAACGCATTAAGCAACCTTGTTTTTAGGTTTGTAAATAAACATAAAGTACAGACCAATGAGTATAAAAGGTATACTTAAAAGCTGACCGTTATTGAGCGTATTTCCGAAGAAAGCAGCCAAATCTTCATCACCTTGAGGTTCTTTAACAAATTCAACAAAGAATCTAATCGTCCATAGAAAAACTAAAAATAAACCAAATAAAAAGCCTTCTTGTTTAGATTTATTGGTTTTCCAGTAAAAATAGAGCAACGTTATAAATACAAAAATATAGCAAAACGCTTCATATAACTGAGCAGGATGTCTTGGCTCAGTTTCACTAAGTTGCCTAAATACGACACCAAAGTCACTTTCGGTGTATTTTCCTATTATTTCTGAATTAATAAAATTCCCAATCCTTACAAATACAGCGCCAAGTGCAGTGGCAATAACCACACGATCTAGAATCCATAGGATAGATTTTTTTAATACTTTTTTATTAAACAAGTACATTGAGATTATCATACCAATAGCTGCGCCATGGCTAGCTAGGCCTTGAAAGCCTGTAAATCGTATACCATCTTTAAAACTAAAAGGTAAAAAGATGCTAAAGAAATCTTCACTAATTAATTCAGATTGGTAAAAGATAACATGGCCTAATCTTGCACCAATCATAATTCCTAAAACAGAATAGATAAATAAAGAGTCTAAAGATTCATTAGACTGATTTTCGTTTTTCCAAATCTTCTTGGTAACGTAGAAGCCTAGTATAAAGGCGATAATCCACATGACACTATAAAAGTGGAGTTCAAAAAAACCAAGATCAATAGATTTATCAGGATTCCAAGAAATTTGTAATGCGTGCATACTTTTAAACTTTTCGCTGTAAATATACTATTTTGTTAGGGAGTGAAAATAGGATTAACGTAATATTAATCTTCTTTTGGTGGTACAGGGTCATAACCTTTTCCTCCCCAAGGCGACAGAGTGTTAAGAAAATGTACAGTGTACATTTTTAGCGAATGGGCGAGCTGGCGCGAGGGAGAAATTTTTAGTTGTCATCCTTCTTTGGAACAGGATCGTAACCTTTTCCTCCCCAAGGATGACAACTAAAAATCCGTTTCAATGCCAATTTACCACCTTTAAAAAATCCATGAACTTCTAGAGCTTCTTTAGCGTAGTGTGAACATGTAGGTTGATACCTGCAAGTAGCAGGAGTAAATGGTGATATAAAAGTTTGATAGACTTTAATCAATAATAAAAAAGGATATGCAAGTATTTTTTTCACGATTAATTAGTCGTAAATGTGGTGCCTTCTCTACTATCGTTTAATTGTATACCAGCTTCTGAAAGTTCATCTCTAATCTTATCAGACAAAGCA from Winogradskyella sp. MH6 includes these protein-coding regions:
- the lgt gene encoding prolipoprotein diacylglyceryl transferase, which produces MHALQISWNPDKSIDLGFFELHFYSVMWIIAFILGFYVTKKIWKNENQSNESLDSLFIYSVLGIMIGARLGHVIFYQSELISEDFFSIFLPFSFKDGIRFTGFQGLASHGAAIGMIISMYLFNKKVLKKSILWILDRVVIATALGAVFVRIGNFINSEIIGKYTESDFGVVFRQLSETEPRHPAQLYEAFCYIFVFITLLYFYWKTNKSKQEGFLFGLFLVFLWTIRFFVEFVKEPQGDEDLAAFFGNTLNNGQLLSIPFILIGLYFMFIYKPKNKVA
- the yidD gene encoding membrane protein insertion efficiency factor YidD; the protein is MKKILAYPFLLLIKVYQTFISPFTPATCRYQPTCSHYAKEALEVHGFFKGGKLALKRIFSCHPWGGKGYDPVPKKDDN